The following nucleotide sequence is from Bacteroidota bacterium.
GGGTGAAGTTCAAATTGTTGGTGAAAAGAACCGGGATCTTACAGAATTATCAAACCGTGTAAACATAATTAAATGCACGACCATTGAGTCGGCACCTGTTCAGAATATTCATGAATTGCTGGATTATACGCCGGGTGTGAATCTGAGTAACCCGGGCGGAATTTTCTCAAGCAAAGCCGTCGTAACCCTGAGAGGACTTCCCGCCAGTGACCAATCCCGCACGCTGGTGGTAATGGATGGTGTTCCCCTGAATAAATCTGACGAGGGTTCCGTGAACTGGAATATGATTAATAAAAACAGTATTGAAAAGGTTGTTGTGATAAAAGGACCGGGACCGGCCAAATACGGAAGCGGTGCCATGGGCGGTGTTATTGAACTTTTCACAAAAAAGCCTGCGAAAAAACTCGATGGCAGTGTGGCGGTCAGCTATGGAACATACAATACCATGAGTTCCAGTCTGAATCTTCAAGGAATCATAAAACCTGATACCATCAAAAAAAAATATTACTGGGGCATTAATGCGAGTGCACGCAAAAGCGACGGATACATTTCGGAACCCATTCAGTTTCTTACGGCTGCCGACTCCATACTTGCACCGGTTTTCTTGAAAGAAATCAATACAGGTCTGAAGGCAGGATGTGATATCGGAAAAAATCAGAATATAGAACTGCAGTTTGGCTTTTTCGACGATATGCGCGGCAATGGAGTTAAAATTTATGATAATTATGGCGCCTGGCAACAACATCTGACCTACAAGGGTCTGATAAAATATTCAGGACATGCACGGTATTTTAAATGGAATTCTATCGTGTACGGACTGAAGGAAAAATATTTTCGAATGTATGAATACCTGAAAGACGGCGATTATATGCTGTATCAGGCTGATTCAAAACGAAGCGATATGGGTGGTGATTTTTCATTGTCCTGCATGAAGTTCAGCAGCCATGAGATAACTGCAGGTGCGTCCTGCCGCTTTGGCAGTGTTGACGGAACGGACACCTATTATACTTCAACAGACGTTATAACGAACAAAGCTGCCATGGACGAGTATTCATTTTATGTGCAGGATGAAATGAGATTCATGCATGAGAAACTTACTGTAAATGCCGGTCTGCGCTATGACGTTGCGAAATTTCATAACGGACTGTTCACTATAGATAAACCGTCTTACTCTATTATTTTTTATAAGGAATTTGAGAATTTAAATATGGCTGATAAATTCTGGGACGAACTTTGCCCAAGATTTTCAGCGGGCTATCAGCTATCGGAAACAGCACGCGTCTATGCAAGTGTTGCAAAAGGTTTCAGAGCTCCCATACTGGACGATATGTGCCGCACAGGTAAGAAAAAGGGTGGATTCAAAGTGGCCAATCCTGATCTCGGCCCCGAGAAACTGATTACATATGAATGTGGCGCTGACGCCGGACTGATGAAAGGTCTGACTGCAGGTATTTCAGTGTTTTACAATACCGGTCTGGATTTTATGTACTACGTGAGCAACGGCGATACGGTCAACATGGGATATAAGCTGGCGCCGGTAGTACAAAAAGAGAATATCGGTAAGGTGGAAATTTATGGTACGGAACTGGAATTCATGTATACCCTGAAAGAGAACATAAGCGTTTTCGCCAATTATTCATTCACTCATGCACAAATCATTGAACACAGGGTGAACAATCCGCTGGTGGATTCCAGCCTTACCGGGAAATTCCTGACCGATATCCCGAATCACAAGGTGAGTGCGGGCTTTACATGGAGAAACAAGGTTGTAAATGCTTCTTTGCTATACAAATATATTGGCAGGGTTTGGATCAATGACCTCAACCGGGTTCCGCTGGATTATTTTCAGACGAATCGTTATCCCGATTATGGCATATTCAGCATCAGTCTTGAAAAACGATTATTTAAAATGCTGTCTCTCAACCTGAATGTTGAAAATATTTTTAATAAAATTTATTTTGACAGCGAATTGCAGCAATGCCCCGGACGTTTTATTACCGGCGGGATAAAGTTTATTTTTTCGACTGCTGATTAAATTGTCGCAAATTTGTACGTTCCTTTTACGATAGAATTATTACAATGACCAAACAGAGAAGATATGTCTAAAATTATTCAGGAAACGCTGGCATTGCTGAAAGCCGGTTACAGCGAACGCTTCAAGGATGTTACCATAGAAAAAATGAATGCCGGTATTTTTATGACCGTTGTGAAACTTTCCACGGGCTATAGCGGGATTTCCATCACCAATGTTGATAAAAGTGAAGGTTGCCACCGTTCGCGCAATAAATATTTCGGACCGTTCTCGCCGGGTCAGGTCCACGGGCAAAAGGTTACCGACCTGTTCAAGCAGACCGAAGGAAATGAATTGCTTGATGTAATCAAACTTGCCGTGATGAATGCCATTTCATCGGAGATTATTGAACACTCTGCATATAGAATCGTTGAAGATAAAGACCCAGTTGAACTTCTTGATTTAAGTACTCCAAAAAAAATTGTGATTGTCGGAGCTTTTCATTCCTATGTCAAGCGATTTGCCGACAGCGAACATCAGCTTTCAGTACTTGAACTCAATGAAAAGGCGCTTGCGCCCGATTACCGCCGGTTTTATGTTCCCGCGGCAGATT
It contains:
- a CDS encoding TonB-dependent receptor; translation: MMTLLLHAVPCFSQTSQSAEISGNITDASGKRALVNANIVLSEKNLGTLSDGKGNYLLNDIPPGAYTLNVSFVGYRTYRKKIELKKNERMHLNIYLKDTVISSGEVQIVGEKNRDLTELSNRVNIIKCTTIESAPVQNIHELLDYTPGVNLSNPGGIFSSKAVVTLRGLPASDQSRTLVVMDGVPLNKSDEGSVNWNMINKNSIEKVVVIKGPGPAKYGSGAMGGVIELFTKKPAKKLDGSVAVSYGTYNTMSSSLNLQGIIKPDTIKKKYYWGINASARKSDGYISEPIQFLTAADSILAPVFLKEINTGLKAGCDIGKNQNIELQFGFFDDMRGNGVKIYDNYGAWQQHLTYKGLIKYSGHARYFKWNSIVYGLKEKYFRMYEYLKDGDYMLYQADSKRSDMGGDFSLSCMKFSSHEITAGASCRFGSVDGTDTYYTSTDVITNKAAMDEYSFYVQDEMRFMHEKLTVNAGLRYDVAKFHNGLFTIDKPSYSIIFYKEFENLNMADKFWDELCPRFSAGYQLSETARVYASVAKGFRAPILDDMCRTGKKKGGFKVANPDLGPEKLITYECGADAGLMKGLTAGISVFYNTGLDFMYYVSNGDTVNMGYKLAPVVQKENIGKVEIYGTELEFMYTLKENISVFANYSFTHAQIIEHRVNNPLVDSSLTGKFLTDIPNHKVSAGFTWRNKVVNASLLYKYIGRVWINDLNRVPLDYFQTNRYPDYGIFSISLEKRLFKMLSLNLNVENIFNKIYFDSELQQCPGRFITGGIKFIFSTAD
- a CDS encoding DUF364 domain-containing protein; the protein is MSKIIQETLALLKAGYSERFKDVTIEKMNAGIFMTVVKLSTGYSGISITNVDKSEGCHRSRNKYFGPFSPGQVHGQKVTDLFKQTEGNELLDVIKLAVMNAISSEIIEHSAYRIVEDKDPVELLDLSTPKKIVIVGAFHSYVKRFADSEHQLSVLELNEKALAPDYRRFYVPAADSTATMKHADIIIITGSTLANNTLDELLANIPSGAMVVVVGPTSSLIPDILFSKGVNIIGATRIQDAELAFTMVGEGAAGYHLFQRCAKKICLLNG